The following is a genomic window from Bacillota bacterium.
TATTTCAATGCGGTAGCGGCGTTCCATGAGCCTCCCGTCTTTGAAGGAGTAAAAGGAATACTGCTCGCCCTCCGGGTCTACGTCCACAAGACATAAAACCACCTGTCCCTCTCGAGTTTTCACTAGCCCGCGCGGCTCCTTTCTCGCTACCCCCTCTGATGGGATGGACCAACAGCACTTTGCCGGTATCATCAAACGCGACTACCCGGGTGCGGCCGGCTTCGGCTGCCACCACGTAAATAATGCCGTTTTCGTCAGCCGCAATGTCGATGTACCCGGGTAGGCCGCGCCCGTTGCCCATCACCTCGCCGGGGAGCTTCACCACCTTCAGAAGGGCGGCATCAGTCCCTCGCAGAACCTTAACTTTCCGGTTGACCAGATCAAGGACATAGAGGTTCCCCTCCGCACCTCCGGCGGAAAACTTGCCGCATGCGACAGGGGGCGTCCCGCGCTCTATGCCGAAATCATCCGGACCGGACCCGTAGGGATAATCCTTCCGGGCTATAAGACGATAGCCGCCCTGGGGGTTCTCGGTGTTCTTTTCCCCGTGCGGCGCCCCGGAAATTTCGGCGCTCTCTTCAATGTGCGGCATACCGGCGTTCTCGGGGCTCTCTTCGCTTCCCGACAGAGGGACGAAACCGGCCCCGCCGGCGTCCGGACCGCCCGCCCCCGGGCCAGCCCGCCGAGCACAGCCCGCCAGCAAAAAGGCCATCCAAGCCGCCAACAGCGCCAACGCCAGCTTCACAATCATTCTTCGGTTCGCAGTTCTCACTCAAACCCCCTTCTTGAGCCGTACCGCCCGGCATGCGGCGGGATTCCGGGATCCGCGCAGCGCACGCCGCCTGGATCCCGAAAAACCGGGTTGATAAGCGCAGGTTCCGGCCTTCAACCGCCGACAGGGGAAAGTGCCCCAGCCGCTTCGGAACCAGGCCCCTCCGCTCTTCTGTGGCCGCGGCGCGGACACGCAGGCCGCTCCCGCTCCTCCGGCCAGCCTCCGCCGCCTCCAACCGCAGCAGGGTCAGCCGCCGAGGTAAAAATACCAACGCAAGCTCTTCATCGAAGAGACTTAACCTCATCATGAGCCTAGTCTCACACCCAGTAGACGAAGCATCTCGAAAGTATCCACATAACTCACGCCGAAGGCCTGACATACGTTCGGAATGGGTATTTTTCGGCGTATGTTTGGGTCGAACTTCTCGTGCGTGACCACGATGTAGCCTTTTACTTTCGCATAGGCCGCTAGCCAGGCATCGGCATTGTCTGCACAGGCAAAGTCCGCTTTGGCAGCTTCAATAAACTGGCTCTGTTGTTGTGCCCAAATCATGATTTGGCGATAGACCTCCAGTACCGCTGCATCCACCGTCTCATCAAAGTAACCATGGAAATTCTTCTTTGCCCACTCCGCTAGTTCATCATTGCCGCGTAGCAGTTCATCCCGAACACGATCAATGCTAACGATTCGTCCCTTAGCAGCTAGTTGCACTAGTTGCTCCCAAAACGCCGGTGCAATGTCGAAAGCATAATAGTGTCTTGCCGCATTGATGAAGACGTTCGCATCCAGAACAAAGACTGACGGCGCGTTCATTTGCGCATCCCCAGGATAAATTCGGCAAAACGTTCGAACGTCTTGCCATAAAGCCCTGTGAGGCGGTATGCCTCGTCATAGAGCAGCCGCCCTTCTTTTGTTGCACGCACTACAGCTTCGCCAAATCGCCGCCCAAGGCGGAGACTTTGCGTGGCATAAAAATCGCCGCCTGCCTGCCTGCCTGCCTGCCTGCCTGCGTTCACGCGCCTGGTATTCCTGGTAGAAGTCGAAGAATTTCTCTCGGCTGATCAGATCCAAATCAAGGAGACGGCGAGCGGCGACAATCTCGCTTACCTTGAATCGGCGAGCAATTGCCTGGAACGGATCCGGATCAAGGCGGGCAGATGGC
Proteins encoded in this region:
- a CDS encoding DUF4411 family protein translates to MNAPSVFVLDANVFINAARHYYAFDIAPAFWEQLVQLAAKGRIVSIDRVRDELLRGNDELAEWAKKNFHGYFDETVDAAVLEVYRQIMIWAQQQSQFIEAAKADFACADNADAWLAAYAKVKGYIVVTHEKFDPNIRRKIPIPNVCQAFGVSYVDTFEMLRLLGVRLGS